Below is a genomic region from Caldisericum sp..
CTTGGTCCCCAGCGTAATGTTCTCACCCTTCCAAGACGCCTTTCAATATCAAGAAGAAGTGCTAAAAGTTCCTTAGGTGAAAGCGTTGTAAAACATTCAACTACGCAATTAAGAAATTTAGGTTGCTCTTCTACACCATAGGGCTCTGTTTCTATTATTGAAGAAATTTTCTTTACATCAATTCCTTCCTCAATAAGATAATTTATTGCATCGAGGATATTCTTTTCTCTATCGCCTAAGTTTGAACCAATTGCGATAAAAACCCTGTGTTTAGCCTGCTCCTCCACCTGAACC
It encodes:
- the folK gene encoding 2-amino-4-hydroxy-6-hydroxymethyldihydropteridine diphosphokinase, translating into MEEQAKHRVFIAIGSNLGDREKNILDAINYLIEEGIDVKKISSIIETEPYGVEEQPKFLNCVVECFTTLSPKELLALLLDIERRLGRVRTLRWGPRTIDLDIIFYDDLVIDEPDLKIPHPDMQNRFFVLKPLSEIAGDFVHPVLKKTVKELLEDLGGK